The region GTAGGGAGAAAAGCCGGATCACGGGAAGGCTCAGGAAAGGCTGTGTGGAGAGCAAGAATGTGGTCAGTCTCAGACGGGTCATGTAACCAGTTCTTCTGCCTAAAAAACAGAATCAGAAGgaaatgtgttttcaaaataGGGTGGCCTATTTTTCAAAATAGGATAATATGAACAACTGAAAATGATAGAGAGGGAAGTCCTTCCTGGAGGTTAACCTGGAATTGCAAAGGAGAGATTGTGTCTTTaagcctggggaaggggaagtgtATTCCTCAACCTGAGGCTGGAGGGCAGGATGAGAGGCTGGGCTGGCTGAGGCCTGTGGTATGAGAATGAGAGAAGACTACAGGCCCTGGCCTCAGGCAAATAACCTTTTTTCTGGGAAGCAAAGATGAGGAACCAACAAAAGTGCTAGACCCTATGTGGTGAGACTGTTTGGGGCTGCAAGAGAGCCACTGAGATTGCAAGAGAGCCACTGAGATTGCTGCGGTCTTCACTCAGCAGGGCAGACCATCTGGGGAAGGTGTGCTGGGtgctatttcttcctctcccagttTCCCTAGATTCTGCCCTGAGCCTTCCTGTCACCCTTCTCTGACCCGGGCCCCCAGTGCTCTGATGCTCCCCCCTTAGGAGCCCTGGCCCTGTGTCCTCAGGTGCTTTATCTGCAACACCCCATTGCCCTGTGGTGTGGCCTCAACCACTCCTTGGTGCTGAGCCAGGGCTCGGACTTCAGCAAGGAGCTgctgggctgtggctgtgggGCTGGAGGCCGCCTCCCCGGATGGCCTAAGGGGAGTGCCTCCTTCGTCAAACTCCATGTGAAGGTCAGAGTGAGCAGGATTAGGTGATCGGGCAACCAGAGAGGGCAGGTAGTCCACAGGATTGTAGCTGGGACTCCTTCAGGGACCCTGGGGCCCCATTTCCCCAGCACCACCCACCTACCTTTTCTGCCCGGCACCATGGCTCCTGGCTCTTTTCCTTAGCAGATCCTGCTTGCCCTCGCTGACCTCATATAACCTTGGGGCTCAGCCAGCCAGCTTACTCACTGGCTCAGGGCTGGTCTGAGGGGGAGGGATGCAACAGCTGAGGCTTGGTGGGAACCCCTCAGTAAAGGCCCCAGTCAATCAcaccccttctttcctcccaggTCCCTTTGTGtgcctgctccctctgctccaccAGAGAGTGTCTCTACATGCTGTCCAGCCATGACATTGAACACCATCCTGCCTATCGAGACCTGCCAGCCAGCAAAGTGGTGGGGACCCCTGAGCCCAACCCACGGGCTGGAGTACTCCAGGACCCTGGGGGGACAGCCTGGGCCTGTAAGGAGTACCTCAACCAGATCCACAGTTGTTCCACATTGCAGGACCGCATGGCAAAGATGAAGCAGATCGTGGGCTGGATGCCTTTAATGGCTGCACAGAAGGATTTCTTTTGGGAAGCCCTGGACTTGCTACAGAACGCTGCTGGAGGGGTTGGCCAAGGCCCCCCCAACCCCTGAGAGTTGAGCACTCCTCCTAGTCTCTCCCCTGGAGGGATAGTCTGGCTATGGGCCAACTGCTAAGGAGAGATGGAGTGGTAGCAAGGAACACTGTGCCCGGGGAGGGGAGCACAGTGGGGTCGGGGCTGCTGGGCAtaccagggtggggagggaactgTTTTGTAAAATGTTCAGGGGGCTGCCCAGGAAGGGGCCCCCAGCCTCACTATCATGGACAAGAGATTTGATGGACAAGTAGAATAAAAGGCTGAAATAAGGCCCAGTTTGGaaccctggggcctgggaggacaatggggcaggggtggggtacCCGATGCCTGGctcagagggtgagggagggcaggagcATGGACAGGGGTAGGCAGAGCAGAAGCTGCTCAAGCTTCCAGGCCCTGCAGAGCTGACAGCACCTTTGTCCTTCAGTTTGCttccccggcccccccccccccccccccccgggtctGCTCTCAAGGCCCGACCCAGTCTTCCTGACTGGAAATCCTAGCCCCACCTTCTGGAACAACTCAGTCAACACGTGCTACTGAGTGCCCCCACTTGGGTCCTCTTATTCTCCTCCAGAGGAAGCCACGTCTGACTTCAGAAAgtgttctctccattttccttcatCCCTGTGAAGTCAATCCAtcctttctgctttctgtttaCCATCCAGGTCTGGTCTCACATGTCCTTTTCCCCTACTTTATActccatcctcctcttcctcctgaagGAAGACACTTGCTTTCCCTACATGCCATGCCTCCCCGCCCCACTCCTGTACCTACAGATATTTGGGAGAAAATGGATGAGCAGAGTTCTTTTCTCCTTGGCCTAGTCTGGACTGGGGGTAGAGAGAAAGCCGGAAATTTGGAGTGGAAAATAAGTTGGAGCAGGTGGTGGTCAGCAAGGGGGTGAATGCTTACAGTCTGGGAGCCCAGGAAAGGACTTCCTCTGGATGCTAAGGAAGCAGCAATAGAGAGGATCATGAGCGGACTGGAGAGTCCTCAGGAAGGACTAGACACTGTGTTCACAGGATGCTTGGGCACTGGACAGAGAGAGCTTCCAGATGGCATCACTTGATGCCTAGATTATGGCTGAGGGCCTGATGCTCCTTCCGTCCTTCATTGCTCCACCCACTACTTAGGTCTGTATTTATGTGTCCTGTACCTAGAGAGGCCCCTGGACTCACCACTGTCCCGGCTGTACTCTCCCTGTCCCGCCTTCCCCACCGCCCTCCCCACTGGCCAGTCCCCACGCCCACACACCCGAGGCTGCCTCATCTGGCACCGATTATccctgctgctgccgctgctgccgctgctgctacTAAACTCAGCTGCTGCCTCTATCTTGAGGACCCCAGCGCCTCCCCCCAGCCATGCTGCCTGCTGCCACAGCCTCCCTCTTGGGGCCCCTCCTCACTGCATGGGCCCTGCTGCCTTTCGCCCAGGGCCAGACCCCGAACTACACCAGGTAGGTCTCTTGGCCCCTTCCAGTTAGAGTTTCAAAAGCCATTTTCTGAGGGGTTATGCCTGTGGATCTCGTGGATTCTTTTGCTGACACAACACTCCCAAGATCTCCCACAGCACCTACCCTTCTCTGGCCCCCAAGTCTGTCCTCCCTGCTGCAAGACCTCTGTGTCTTGCAGGACACCACTGCTCCCCACTTCTTCaacctctgtcctctgccctctAAGTCTCCCCATTAACCCagacccttccttccccacccccatggaACCTGAGAGAGAGCCAAGACCTGAACTTGCCTGGTAGCTGGACACCTGGATTCCAGGAAGGAATTAGAGATTATGAGAGAAAGCAGGGGCAGCAAGTGGGAGACTTGGGAGTCAGACAGTCAAGTAGTTGGCTGGAACAGGAGCAGAGCAAAGGTTGGGAGCTCAGGGAGCCTGATCTCCAGGTTCAATTTCAGGGCCATCGCTGCTGCTTCTCAacactccaccccctcccccgcacaGCCTCGTGGCTGTGTCTACATCTGGAAGTAGTTAGGCAGCTGCTGTGGACTGCTTGGCAGTGTGAGGAGGGAGGATGAGGAAGTGGGGCTGAGGAGGATTCCGGGAATTCCTGTCGGGGTTGGGGGCTGGGACTGGGGGTTGGAGGTATAGCCAAGTTGCTGGCCCCACTATTTCCTGATCTACTGTAGTGTTTCCCACCCCAATTCTATCTTGGCTGCCTGAGGCCATCCCAGATTCCTCGGGCCTTTCTCCCTCATCCCCCAGGCTTCCCTCCGTGGCCTCCCCATCCTCATTACCCTATCCCAGTCTGTTCACTGCTTCCTCACCTATGACCCCTCTCGTGTCCTCCAGACCTGTGTTCCTGTGCGGAGGGGATGTGACTGGGGAGTCAGGTTACGTGGCAAGTGAGAGTTTTCCCAACCACTACCCCCCCAGTAAGGAGTGCATCTGGACAATAACGGTGAGAAGGCCCCTCTGGTCACTACCCCTTGTCCAAGTCTCCAAGGCCTGAATTCAGGCAGCCAAATACcttcccccagcacccccagtTCTCCCTGGGGGAGTCCAAgatccctcccctctggtcactgatgGCATCAGTGTCCTCCACAATACGTGGCAAGTGTCCTCACTCTTAACCTTTAATTCAAAACCTGCTACTCCAATCCCAACGTCATTCCTGCCCACTGCAATCTTCCACGGACCTCAAGTCTTGTCCTCTGCCCAAGCTACAAGCCTGATGCAGAGTCCAggccctctgctctgcaccctgATGGGGTCCCTTTATGCTCAGACCCAAGTTTCTCTAGGAAATGCTTGGGGAAAGGGAAGTACCCTCTGCCTGAGTTGTTTATGACCTGACTTTGTGGGTCCCCACCGCTGTCTCTGCAATCAGGTCCCTGAAGGCCAGACTGTGTCCCTCTCCTTCCGAGTTTTTGACCTGGAACTACACCCTGCCTGCCGTTATGATGCTCTGGAGGTCTTCGCTGGGTCTGGAACTTCAGGCCAGCGACTTGGACGCTTCTGCGGGACCTTCCGGCCAGCGCCCATAGTCGCCCCTGGCAACCAGGTGACCCTGAAGATGACAGCAGATGAGGGCACTGGAGGTCGAGGCTTCCTGCTCTGGTACAGCGGGCGGGCCACCTCGGGCACTGGTGAGACCTCCCTCACCTTCGCCTTCCCCCTCgcctggccccaccccaacacatgccctgcccccagccttaACCTCCCAGGTCCCCAttgcctccctttcccttttgCCTCACTAACTGCCcctccagtccctcctccccgtcttctctcccctctcctgctcccacccaccccctcttccaggccccaccccaggcgcAAGGCGGAAATGGGTCACCGACCCGCGGGTGGAATGGGCGGCCTGGGGTTACTGGGACGGTGAGTAACTGCCTGCCCCCGTCCGCAATCGGGCTCCCTCTGACAGGCGTAAGGGGTACCCCCGGGAAGGGGGACAAGGTTCCTCCGACCCGGAGTTCCCTTCACCCAGCCCGGGGCTCCCGATTGCGGTCCCATCACCCTCTCCTGACGGCAGAAGTCTCCCCTAAAATGTTTAAGGCAAGGACCTCCCAAAGGGGCCTAGGAGGTTATGCCCCAATTTGAGGGACCCTCACAGCATGGGGACTCTCCAGTCTGCAAAGGGGACTTCTCTGCCTGGCGGGGGAGATGGGATCTACTAGGGGAAGAGGAACGGTGTGGCAGCGGGTCAGGGGGAGGGTCAAGAAGGGGCGTGTCTAGCCaattcctcctcccccttccacaGCCAGCCTGGGCGCCAGGAGGTGCGAGACTTCCCTGAGCCTTGCTCCTCCTCTGCTAACCTACCCACCTCTTTCCTTACCCTCTTCTCGCCCCCTCATCCTGAGACCCCGACATCGACCTTCCTGCACGAGCTCCCAGTCTAGAGCTCTTCTCAAGCTGACCGAGGGtctccactgccccccacccctactcctctctcccatccccagaGCACCAATTTTGCGGGGGGCGGATGGAGAAGGCCCAGGGAACCCTGACCACACCCAACTGGCCCGAGTCTGATTACCCTCCGGGCATCAGCTGTTCCTGGCACATTATCGCACCCCCAAACCAGGTACCGCGCCCCCAAACCAGGTGCCGACCCTCCCTGCCCGAGCTGCTCTCGGGGACCTGAGCGGCATCCTCCAGCATGCAACTAGCAAGAACATCTGCTATGTCCTAAGCACTGAGCTtagctggtggggggggggggggaacacaCCCACGACGTGCTTGCAtgcaaacaaaaaatgtaaaattacactTGTAACCAGCGACGTATCTAATGCTGATAAACTGTGGTGGtttgtgtggggggcaggggaggagaaggaggagaaggaggtggaagaggcaGATTCTTGGTCTATTCTTTGAGAATGAGCCAGGACTTGACCTTGCCCACTATGGCAAGGGACATCACTGCAGGGTTCTGGTGTATGCGGTCCTCCAAGTTGCTGTGATATAAATGCATTAAGAGGGAGGTGCGAAGGGATGTGAGAGGAGGCTGCTGCGAGCATCCCTAAGTGGGTAGTAGGTGGAGGAGGTGAGAAGTACAGAGCagcctctgtcctctgccctgcCATCAGGTGATTTCGCTGACCTTTGGAAAGTTCGACGTGGAGCCGGACACCTACTGCCGCTATGACTCAGTCAGCGTGTTCAATGGAGCAGTGAGCGATGACGCCAAGAGGCTGGGGAAGTTCTGCGGAGACACAGCccctgggtgagggtgggggggacCTGGGCGGGTGTTTGGGCCTGGTGTCTCCACCCCCCCAGGTGCCGGAGCCCAACCCTGCTGctgttgggaggggtggggcttaGCTGAAGAGGCAGAATCTGAACCCGCCAGCCCCAAACCAGTGGGTGGAGCAGGTAGGGTACCAGGCTCCCACTAGGCCTGTGGTTCGTGGATACTGAGACGAGTGGAGCCTTTGACTACGAAGTCAGGAATCTAAAGCAGCGAACCAGGGAACAGAGGTTAAAACGCCACTGGCCTGGGTAGAGGCCAGGTGCAGGCCCTTGACGCGTCCCCCAATGCCCCACCGCTGCCCGCAGTCCCATCTCCTCCGAAGGGAATGAGCTCCTCGTCCACTTCGTCTCGGACCTCAGCGTCACAGCCGATGGCTTCTCAGCCTCCTATAGGACTTTGCCACGGGGCGCCGCAAAAGAAGGGCTGGCCCGGAACCCAGGGGAGGACGCCCGGCCAAGTCCCCCACTCCTTGGCCCGGGCCCCAAGCCGGGAGCTGAGCCCAAAGTCAAGCCAGAACTCCCACCTGCGGAGAAACCAAAAGCCTCGCCTAAGGCTGAGGCAACCCCCGTGGGCTCTGGTGagtgtgggaaggggaaggaaggggacacAGACTGAGGAAGGTGTATCAAAGAGTCCCTTCATGGACGCATTCATTCATTCGTACAACACTCACTGGTGTCAGCTGTGCTAATAATGGGTGCTGGGACCCAAAGCTGAACAGAACTCTGAACAAATTCAAATCAATGAGGCTGTTATAGGGAAAGTAGTCCTTCCTACTTGCTGGGTAGGTAACCCTCCACAAACAATGCCACCTCCCACTCCTAGATACACCCGGTGTCACCTGCCCAAAGCAGTGCCGGCGGACAGGCACCTTGCAGAGCAACTTCTGTATCAGCAACCTGGGTAAGAAGTCTCATTCACATGCTCTGCTCTTCTAGCTCCTCTAATTTCCCTTCCAGTCCCCAAAGTGCCCCTCCTCTGGTTCCAGCCCTTCCCTTGCCTCCTGACTCCTGACCTCTCGCCCTCACTCTCCCACAGTGGTGACCGGAACAGTCAAGTCCATAGTTCGGGGCCCAGGGGAAGGCCTCACTGTCACTGTCAGTCTCATTGGTGCTTACAAAACCGGGGGCCTGGACCTGCCCTCTGCACCCACAGACACCTCCTTGAAGTTTTATGTGCCCTGCAAGCAGTGTCCCCCCATGAAGAAAGGTAATAGGGATGTGGGGTAGAGGGGAGGGCTGCTTGGCCTCATGGAAGTGATAAGGTGGTAAAATCTGAGGGGCTTGGATGAGAATGTACATCTACAAGGTATATGACATGATCCCTCaatccctctttcccctccccccaggagccAGTTATCTGCTGATGGGCCAGGTAGAAGAGAACAGAGGTCCCGTCCTCCCTCCAGATAGCTTCGTGGTTCTCTACCGGCCCAACCAGGACCAGATCCTCACCAACCTCAGCAAGAGGAGGTGCCCCTCCCAGCCTGTTCGGGCTGCTAGGTCccaggcctgaaacccaggccagCCTCGGACCTTGGCTCTAGGGACCCATTTTTTATCCAAATAAATGTTCCTTTACTGAGGAAGGGGTCACATACCCATTTCTATGGTTTTGGTGCCCATCTTGGGgatttatattcattcattcattaaacttGACAGACATTTACTATATAGAATCATCTTTTAAGAGCCTAAGTTGGATCTTGTCACCC is a window of Desmodus rotundus isolate HL8 chromosome 1, HLdesRot8A.1, whole genome shotgun sequence DNA encoding:
- the PCOLCE gene encoding procollagen C-endopeptidase enhancer 1 — translated: MLPAATASLLGPLLTAWALLPFAQGQTPNYTRPVFLCGGDVTGESGYVASESFPNHYPPSKECIWTITVPEGQTVSLSFRVFDLELHPACRYDALEVFAGSGTSGQRLGRFCGTFRPAPIVAPGNQVTLKMTADEGTGGRGFLLWYSGRATSGTEHQFCGGRMEKAQGTLTTPNWPESDYPPGISCSWHIIAPPNQVISLTFGKFDVEPDTYCRYDSVSVFNGAVSDDAKRLGKFCGDTAPGPISSEGNELLVHFVSDLSVTADGFSASYRTLPRGAAKEGLARNPGEDARPSPPLLGPGPKPGAEPKVKPELPPAEKPKASPKAEATPVGSDTPGVTCPKQCRRTGTLQSNFCISNLVVTGTVKSIVRGPGEGLTVTVSLIGAYKTGGLDLPSAPTDTSLKFYVPCKQCPPMKKGASYLLMGQVEENRGPVLPPDSFVVLYRPNQDQILTNLSKRRCPSQPVRAARSQA